The proteins below are encoded in one region of Pongo pygmaeus isolate AG05252 chromosome 20, NHGRI_mPonPyg2-v2.0_pri, whole genome shotgun sequence:
- the PTH2 gene encoding tuberoinfundibular peptide of 39 residues isoform X3 produces the protein METRQVSRSPRVRLLLLLLLLVVPWGVRTASGVALPPVGVLSLRPPGRAWADPATPRPRRSLALADDAAFRERARLLAALERRHWLNSYMHKLLVLDAP, from the exons ATGGAGACCCGCCAGGTGTCCAGGAGCCCTCGGGTTcggctgctcctgctgctgctgctgctggtggtgcCCTGGGGCGTCCGCACTGCCTCGGGAGTCGCCCTGCCCCCGGTCGGGGTCCTCAG CCTCCGCCCCCCAGGACGGGCCTGGGCGGATCCCGCCACCCCCCGGCCGCGGAGGAGCCTGGCGCTGGCGGACGACGCGGCCTTCCGGGAGCGCGCGCGGTTGCTGGCCGCCCTCGAGCGCCGCCACTGGCTGAACTCGTACATGCACAAGCTGCTGGTGTTGGATGCGCCCTGA
- the PTH2 gene encoding tuberoinfundibular peptide of 39 residues isoform X2 has protein sequence MQRTVNVAEWIWAGQWEVMETRQVSRSPRVRLLLLLLLLVVPWGVRTASGVALPPVGVLSLRPPGRAWADPATPRPRRSLALADDAAFRERARLLAALERRHWLNSYMHKLLVLDAP, from the exons ATGCAGAGAACGGTGAATGTTGCAGAATGGATCTGGGCAGGGCAGTGGGAG GTGATGGAGACCCGCCAGGTGTCCAGGAGCCCTCGGGTTcggctgctcctgctgctgctgctgctggtggtgcCCTGGGGCGTCCGCACTGCCTCGGGAGTCGCCCTGCCCCCGGTCGGGGTCCTCAG CCTCCGCCCCCCAGGACGGGCCTGGGCGGATCCCGCCACCCCCCGGCCGCGGAGGAGCCTGGCGCTGGCGGACGACGCGGCCTTCCGGGAGCGCGCGCGGTTGCTGGCCGCCCTCGAGCGCCGCCACTGGCTGAACTCGTACATGCACAAGCTGCTGGTGTTGGATGCGCCCTGA
- the PTH2 gene encoding tuberoinfundibular peptide of 39 residues isoform X1, giving the protein MGQASLRSRGLLPALVSKVTADEQSWMQRTVMETRQVSRSPRVRLLLLLLLLVVPWGVRTASGVALPPVGVLSLRPPGRAWADPATPRPRRSLALADDAAFRERARLLAALERRHWLNSYMHKLLVLDAP; this is encoded by the exons ATGGGACAGGCTTCCTTGAGGTCCCGGGGTCTCTTACCTGCTCTGGTGTCCAAGGTAACAGCAGATGAGCAGAGCTGGATGCAGAGAACG GTGATGGAGACCCGCCAGGTGTCCAGGAGCCCTCGGGTTcggctgctcctgctgctgctgctgctggtggtgcCCTGGGGCGTCCGCACTGCCTCGGGAGTCGCCCTGCCCCCGGTCGGGGTCCTCAG CCTCCGCCCCCCAGGACGGGCCTGGGCGGATCCCGCCACCCCCCGGCCGCGGAGGAGCCTGGCGCTGGCGGACGACGCGGCCTTCCGGGAGCGCGCGCGGTTGCTGGCCGCCCTCGAGCGCCGCCACTGGCTGAACTCGTACATGCACAAGCTGCTGGTGTTGGATGCGCCCTGA
- the GFY gene encoding Golgi-associated olfactory signaling regulator, whose product MKSFSRILFLVFLLAGLRSNAAPSTPLPLGSGFPDMAHPSETSPLKGASENSTRDRLNPEFPGTPYPEPSKPPHTVSLATFPLDFTETPNPDLRETPHPESPETPKADSLTTSISESLDIPKSNLSKMTHPASSETPTPGPTEMPYPGSPETPKSNFSKTSRPEFPETPNTGLMQTIPQESPEIPQLNATETSQVELPETSNTNPTKTPDPKSPETHHLNSTETPNSEFLQALHPDPSKTPHPESHVIHNPSPTEISQTEFPTTYYQNATNVPRTSDPQISTSLYPETPAPFKDDATALNELSLNPKPETPAAIQPDSPKLSTSDFPRTVELKAPQNSGPKESNAPPPSARIAGPPALPGRPSQLAPATLPAPQRHSRGEGVNTIIVVERMKETGVTLVGRPRGAAGGAPCLFFAGTALLIGIFVLLWCLYRRAARQRPFAHHRLPDDGDEPVLHLDAPKDPYDLYFYAPDTWVPSHIATKQPPPTPPLPPKLPPPPRGGRPQRLEALSPATLPNNFV is encoded by the exons ATGAAATCATTCAGCCGGATCCTCTTCCTCGTCTTCCTCCTCGCCGGCCTGAGGTCCAACGCCGCTCCCTCAACCCCTCTGCCTTTGGGCTCTGGCTTTCCGGACATGGCCCACCCCTCTGAGACCTCCCCTCTGAAGGGAGCTTCTGAAAATTCCACACGAGATCGCCTTAACCCAGAATTTCCTGGGACTCCTTACCCTGAGCCTTCCAAACCACCTCATACGGTTTCCCTGGCAACCTTCCCACTTGACTTCACTGAGACCCCCAACCCTGACCTCCGAGAAACCCCGCACCCAGAGTCTCCTGAGACCCCCAAAGCTGACTCACTCACAACCTCAATATCAGAATCCCTGGACATCCCCAAAAGTAACCTCTCCAAAATGACACACCCAGCGTCTTCTGAgacccccacacctggcccaacTGAAATGCCATACCCAGGATCCCCTGAGACTCCCAAATCTAACTTCTCCAAAACTTCACGCCCAGAATTTCCTGAGACCCCAAACACTGGCCTTATGCAAACTATACCCCAAGAATCCCCAGAGATTCCCCAGCTTAATGCCACTGAAACCTCACAGGTAGAACTCCCTGAGACCTCAAACACTAACCCTACCAAGACCCCTGACCCCAAATCCCCAGAAACCCACCACCTCAACTCCACTGAGACCCCAAACTCTGAATTTCTCCAAGCTCTCCATCCTGACCCTTCTAAAACCCCCCACCCAGAATCCCATGTGATCCACAATCCCAGCCCCACCGAAATTTCCCAAACAGAATTCCCCACAACCTACTACCAAAATGCAACAAATGTGCCCAGGACCTCTGACCCTCAAATCTCCACTAGTCTTTACCCAGAAACACCTGCGCCCTTCAAGGATGACGCCACTGCTCTAAATGAGCTGTCCCTGAATCCCAAACCAGAAACCCCTGCAGCCATCCAGCCCGACTCCCCAAAATTGTCCACTTCAGATTTTCCAAGAACGGTTGAGCTGAAGGCCCCCCAGAACTCTGGCCCTAAGGAGTCCAacgcccctcctccctcagcccggATTGCAGGTCCCCCTGCTCTTCCAGGGCGCCCCAGTCAGTTGGCCCCTGCCACTCTGCCGGCACCCCAGAGGCACAGCCGAGGTGAGGGAGTCAACACCATCATCGTGGTGGAGCGAATGAAGGAGACAG GCGTGACTCTGGTGGGGCGACCACGTGGCGCAGCAGGCGGGGCCCCCTGCCTGTTCTTCGCGGGGACCGCGCTGCTGATCGGCATCTTTGTGCTGCTGTGGTGTCTCTACCGCCGGGCAGCTCGACAGCGGCCCTTCGCACATCACCGGCTTCCGGACGACGGAGATGAACCAG TTCTGCATTTGGACGCCCCGAAAGACCCCTACGACCTCTACTTTTATGCGCCGGATACCTGGGTCCCTTCCCACATCGCCACCAAGCAGCCCCCGCCCACACCTCCGCTGCCACCAAAGCTGCCCCCGCCGCCCCGCGGGGGTCGCCCGCAGCGTCTGGAGGCCCTGTCCCCCGCCACGCTCCCCAACAACTTCGTGTGA